AATAGTGCACCGAGATCCGACATGGATTGGTACGCCTGGCGGTGGGCGAAGTTCCTGACTCAACGGCGGCGTGGGTGAAGCGACTACATCCCTGACGAGGTACCGGAACCCTGCAGTGGAGGGCGATATGAGACGAACGTCAGAAGCCAGACGACGAGGCTTGACGGTCGCAGTTACAGACACTcaggaagagggaagaaaaggtTCGTTCAGTCGTACAGGTAGTGGATCTGTAAATGGTCAGGCGACAGGCAGGTAGTCAGACAGGGAGTTCGGAGAGTCCACCGGCAAGCCTGCGCAGCACGATGTAGTGTACGGATGGTGTACTTGTACAGGCAGTCTGAGAACAAGACATGGATGATGGATAATGGATGATGGGACCGACAAAGAAAAGCGGCGGGCGAGAGAGTGGTAGTGTCGACGCTTTATCTTAGCGCGAACCAGGGTCCCAAGGATCGTCGCGGGGATGTCGCTGTATTGGAAAGCGAATGAGAGGCGAGGTAGGCGACCGAAAAGGGTGTCCGAGCCAATCGATAAGCGTCCTTTTCGGGAGCTGGGTTGTCTGGATGTCTATCTGTCTTGGTCTTCCCCAGGACGAAGCCGCGGGGGTCCTTGTTCGTGCCTCGTGTCTGAAAGTCAGTAAAATTCATTTGGCAGGGGGGGTGAGGAGAGGGGGTGCTCAGtagggagagggggagttggtggtgaggagggggaagctGGAACTAGTTATGACGTGTGACGCTGACCAGAAATCCCACTGAACGCTTTACCGACATTTGTCGGTACTCAAATCATGGGgctctctctcgtctcgtccaTTGCCCGAGTCGAGCGGATTGAGGCGTAAGTCCAACGCTAAACGACGTCTGCCGTACGACGGCAAGAGGCTAAGTTAGGTGATGGATGTGAGAATATGAGTCACTGCAGTAGAAGTAAAAGATGACGCCGAGCGAGAGGGAGCATGGCTGGGCCTCCGCCGTGTTTGTCCAGGGACGAACAAGCGGCCCGGCACCAATGCTCTAGGTTCAAAGCCCCCCTCCCTAAGGGGAGCCCTTCCAAACCCTCAGCCGTCCAGTCCCACTCTGCCTGCGACCGAGTAACGAgcgggaagagaaagaattAACGGAATGAAATGGCGTGACATCATCACACAAGCTGACAAGGTATGACGAGACCACGACGACAATAGAGGGACTGAGTGAGGTATTGATGTAGGCTTGCACCAACCGACATTGGTTGGTCTGGTCGCCAGCCCGCCCACCCACCCGTACGGACACCCTGCTAGCCCCCCACCTGATGGTGGTCGTGCGGCGTGCCCGTGTGTGACGGCGGAGTGTCTTCTGCCGGCCGGCAAGTCGGGGAGAGGGCGGGAAGGAggacgagcagcagcggtCTATCGGTCTAGTCAACCGGGACGGCATTTGGCGACTGCCTGCTTGACGGAAGGACGAAGCGACGCTGAactgccgaggacgacgtctcTCGACTTGATACGGCGTTTTGTTCGCGCTCTGGCAAGGTAAGTTGAACTGGTGGTCGCTGGTTGGCAAGCCGGATTGCTCATCCTTTGCAGCCACCTTCTGCAGCGGAGCagtgtgtatgtgtgtgtttgcGTGTGTATTCAGCCATCGAGGGGAGCTGCCAGTATGGCAGGGCAGGCTACCTTGACGATGCGCTCACCGGGGGCCACCTTCATGAGTGCTGAGTGGGTTGATGAATGAATTTGTTGGCCAGGGATAGGCAGGCGGGCTGttgcggcggcatcgtgaGTCTGTCAGGCCGTCGTTCCTCCAAGGCATGTTTCGCGCACCAAAACTATGCATGTTGTGGAGATTGTGTCAAACGGGGATACCTTCGCCTGCAGCGACCAGGAAAGGGTTCGTTTGCAACCCAAGGGAGCCATGGGAGCCGTGCTttttgttgttcttgttgttgttgctgcttgGGTTGGGCTGCTGGCTGGTTGGCTGCGGGGGGAATATGCCAAAAGGCGTAGCGTCTACGAGTTGCATGAACCGGGACAGCCACACAAACACATgggccgacgacggggtcGAGctgaggaggggagaggtTGGTGGCATCAAAGACTTATTTTAAAGACGGACGACCTTGGGAGTAACTGGTGCAACCTTGCAAACGAAGGAAGCCTGAGATTACAAAGGGCCTGGTCCGGACGCCCAAGTCCAGGGTCTCTCATTCTATTCGTCAGATTGGCACCAGCAATTGAATGTCCGTCTGTCTTGCTGTATCTTATCTTGCTGTACGAGGAGAAATGTACGGCAAGCCGAAACCCTGCTGGCGCTGCAAAGGGCGAAGGTCGGGTTTTGTAACACCTGACAAGCCTGCCTTGGTCGGGCAGAGAGAGGCATCACACGGTCCTGCAGGTATTAGACTGAAGACAAAGCCCCCGCACCGGAAGCGATACCGCATCGGGTGGCGGGCTCCTGTAGGAATCCGGTGCCGGCCTTGTCAGGTCAGTCACCAAGCGTCATAGTGTCAGCAGAGCAAGACTGAAAATATAAGGCAGTCAGCCACTGGTTATTTTTTTATTTAATTTTTCACTGATGTATCCTCCCAGCTACAAGACCTGGTCAGCCACTGCCGTGTGCTTGATCACCTATCTAATTATCCGTCCTCCAGGTCGATTATTGGAATGGCGTGGTATGTCTTGCTTGGACCGGCCGAGCTTGCAAAGGCTCATGTGAGCACATCTGAAAGGGGCATGGCCTGGCTTGCTTTGCTGCCGGGCCCAGCCTAGAGTACTGAGACTGCAACCATGCTGACACACACATAGACACACACCTACGCCTCCCGGGGCCTTGCCCATTTTAGGTGGTTTATTGAACAAATGCATCGTTTGACGTTTGGTCAAATCTTTATTATAAGTCGCCGTCGCACTGCGAGACCAAATGGTttcttgttgtttttttttataAGAAAAATTCTACGGAGTACTATGTTAGTCAATTCTTTTCTTGATTTTCAATTACTACTGCCGTTAGGGATTTattggaggaggtggaggaggaggaggaggaggaggaggggttggACTGAAGTGCTCCTCCGTTCGGTCTGATCAGCGGGCGTACGTGACACCGGCTGCTTTCGGTCCAGAGCCCCTTCCccggtgatgttgatgcgGGCCGGTGATGCTGAGGAGTCTGGGAGTTAAGGACGAGTATTGGTGCTGATGCGGTGgctttctctctccatctctcgCTTCGACGAAACATTTGCATTCTACGTGCTTCCCAGCAGCTCTTCCGATGCTCCTCCCTCCAGCTCGAAAACCCCAACGTCACAGTGGAAACTTACGCCGACCGACAGCCCTCCAGGTGGCATTTGCACCCATCACCCACCCACTTTCGGTCGGCTGCGGGCACTGGACTTACAAGGTCAAGGACTCATGGCTGATGCCCGGTTTGAAggcaaggggaagggaagaggagggagagcaAACCTTTTTGATCCAGTTCTCCAGGCCCAAGCAAAATGAGTCTCATTTACGGTATTCCTAATCAAGCTGCCCACCGCACTGCCGCCACCACAGCTGCCACAACCAACCATCAACACCACTACTATTACCGCCACCACAGACCTTACATTGTCCCATTCCATGCTTGTGACCTCGTCTCGTCACTCGGTGGCTGCCCTCTGACATCCTTCCGAGGAAAGGTGCCTTGCCGCCAACTGACGCCCGTCCACCTCTCCGTAAGATCCGAACCATTCGCTTCGCCGAGACACACCCACTCGTTGCCTACCCCGTGTCCgctgactctctctctctggctctccctctctcttaCTACCGCAGATAGGGCGCTAATCGGGCAGGCTGCGAGATGTTAACCTCAAGGGCCACCTCAAGGGAGTAGAGCATTaagagaggggaaggggccGGACAGGTCAGCAAGtagcagaagcagcagcagcagcagcagcagcagctcacTGACTCTTTTGTCACTGATTTGATGTCTTTTCTGCTGCTCCCTCTGCATCCGCTTCCAGCTTCCCTTCCAGACGGACCAGCCCTGCTGAAAACCTCTTTTCAAGGGCCAGCGTACTTTAACCCTCGTCCAACGCAATCGACGTCGCATAGCTTggccccctcttcctccgcccCCTCCACCGTCCTCTCCAAAGAGACGGAGGGAGTCACGCACATGCCGGGGCCGGCCCTGCTTACAAGTGGAACATTGACGTGCGTAGGAGAGACCGCTGCAAACAGTTTGGGAGGGAGGCATCGCACAAGGTGCATTTCATGGTCTGGGTACGGCTACTCGACGCCTGATTACCAGACCGGCATCCGCTTCAGCGTTCAACACCCAGAGGGACAGACAAAAGGCATCAGCCTGCCCCGGGCAGGCCACACCGAGCTTCCCTGCCTCCCTTTATCCGCCGTTGACGCTGCTGATTCCTTCTCACCGTTCCCAACGCACCAACCCCTACAAACCAGCCTATGCCGGCCCATGCCGGCCCGCGGCAGGTTTGGTTCACCTTTGCTGCCGCTGGAGCAAGCCATGGACTCACCCAGCTAGCGGGGCCCGCTCATAAAAGTGAGGCCTATTTTCCGTGAGATTATCTACAATGCGACGGGGAGAGACACTGAGAGGGATGTGTGAGCCTGGTCGGATGCGAGTACGAGTTCAAATTCGAATGCGTATTGCCTTGTTGATTGATAGCTCTGGCCCAactgctctctctctctcttaaTGGGCCTTGCAAGGGAAGTGAGCCAGCCGGGTGTGCATGGCTACCTGCaaccccccccacccccccccttgaGGGGGGGCTCGCTCGATCCATCATTCATACTCAGAGCTGActgagtgagtgtgtgacTGACTCTCATGCTACCTGTTCTACACTTACACTCCCACCCCGAGCGTGTGTGTGGTATTCGTCTTCAtcccgtcctcgtcccgtCCTCACCCCGGTCTTTTTCCATGGTCCCCGACCCCCAATTGAGCTGCGTCTGCCGTATTCGCTGATGGAGCGGCGGACTGCCATGCCACGCCACGCCACGCCTTGCTGCCCGTGCTGTGTGAGGTGTGAGGTGTTGCGCTGCGCTGCTCTCCTCTGCTGTGCTCTGCTGTTCGGCATTTTGCTTTGCTGTCTCCCAGTCCAATCCCGTCAGTTCGATTCCTGGCAAGCAAAGCAATCCGGTCCACAGCCAAGCCCACACAGACGCAGCGTCTCCCTTCTGCTGCCCTGCGACTGCAACGAACGACATGGTCCATTTGAAATGGAACATGGTCGTGgccatggagaaggaggaggcaggagtgggaggaggagtatCAGTAGTAATAGCAGCAACTAGCAGCAGCCTGGCCCGGTCCCACCCCAGCCCGGTTAGTTGAATCCAGTGGTCTTGATGACCCAGTCCAGTCCGGTCCGGTCCAATCTGTTGTACCTATTCGGTCTCGTCTTGATACATGCTTTTGCAGTTACCGCTTGATTGATCTCGTTCTGCATGCTGTATCCATACACTCTTCCTAGTCATCCCTCGTCCCTTCCCCCTGGCTCCATTCTTGTCTTCCCTGAGGTTGAAGTCGGAGGTTGGCTTTTTGGCTTTTGGCTCTCGTCGTACCTTCTTCTCACTCTTGCTCTTCCACCCTCgctgtctccctctctcttaCACACATCCTCACCACACTCTGCCTTTCTCTCATCGGAGCGAGTCGCCCGGCTCATCACCCCTCTTCCTTTTCACCTCCACCTCTCATAGCCCTCCCTGTCTGCCAACCTGGATCAGACCTCACTTACTTTACCTTGCCTTGCCAGCCTGCCGTGCTTGACCCAATCTTACCTTACTCGCCTCACCTCACAATCAATTACCCTGCCTAGGAAATAAAATAAAGTGGTAGTGTCTGGTGTTCCCCAAGGTTCTTTCCTTTCTGCGACGAAATACAAAACCAAGACAGCCTGCGCACCCCTCTTTCCTTTGCCGcgtcttccctcccctcccggCCTCCCGACCTCCCGACctcccgacgccgccctttCTTTCCCCTCTTCCACCTCTCTCAGCTCatctcatcgtcgtcttctcaCCAATACTCCTCTACTCCTCAACACCTACCGACTGGTGTAGAACATTCGGCCTCATACTCGTCTCGACTCACCCCTTGCCCAGCAATGTCGGTATAGCGGCATTACAGgcacctctccctccctATCTTATCCTGGCAGCAGTCGACACTTGCTCTCACCATACTTCATCGGCATCCTCATCACCCAATACTCAATACTCAACAACGCATGCCTCATACATACAAGGTAtccctcgacctcgatctcCTACCTTGGACGGTCCTCCCGCTCAATCCTCTTACAAACTCCTCCTTTCGTCCCTAGCCCTCCTCCACTGTGCTGCGACAACAACAGAGCAAAAGAGGCAGAGCAGAGACACAGACCGCCCTTTAGTGCTTCACATAGCAGAGTGCCTCGCAGTCGTTTTGCCAGCACTCACTCTTGGTCAGCCTTTTTAACCCAGGCCACTCACTACGTGTTACATCTTGCCTATTACGGCTAACCGAGGCGCCTGCATCCCGCCCTTTTTCAATACTCCGACCATCTGCTGAATGCGGCATGATCCAGCGACCCAGCTCTGTGTCTTAGCAgtgccccccctccctcacaTCCCAACTCTTACAACTCAAGCCTACCTTGCTGGTGCCATCAATATTGGGAGTGTGAATTCCCAGCGTCTTTCCTTGCGACGTCACTTGTGGAGGACCAGACACATGCTGTAGAACATCGATGGGTAAGCGAAGAGACCAAGTCTTGAGAGGTTCTTCGTGATCTGATCATTACCGATCGCCCAAAGCAACGAAAACCGGCCAAACCCCCGCATTCTCGCCAGCGTCGCCCACATTTGCCCCTCTTTGGGTCAGTCCGCGAGAAGCAGAAGCCGCCAGCAGACCACAATCACTCCAGCCCCCACTGCCACAACCGACGCATCTCAACCACCCGTGCACATAGCCTGCCCGATACCATTGCCACTCCAGACCGAACAAACAAGAGACACACtaggggaagaaggcgagaGGGTGAAGCAGCCCGCCCAGGTGTATTCGGACAAGGGAATCCGGTCTATGAGACAGGGCTGGATCTCTGGTAAAAGTGAAGTACGCTCTGGCTGTCCATCGCAGCCAAACACAACTAGCCCTCGAAGCCGAGGTTTTGGATACAACGTGTTGGTCATTCAAACATCGCAATGGAAGAAACTATGGACTACACATATCACCACCAAGAGCAGGCCCAGGGCCAGGCCCAGCTCCCATTCTCGCAACAGCGATCCCGGTGCCCCTACTACAACCGAAACGAGCATCACCAGCAACTCCCCGGCATCCCACAGCAGCACCGCTCGACGATGCACTACGATCCCGTCCACGCCTCTGCAGGACACTGGCATCCCCAGGGACAACTGCCTCCTTATCACTGGCAACATCACATGCTGGGTCACCGCCCGCAGCTGGTgcctcaacaacaacggtcTTCGAACGCGGTCTCGGATCCCCATTTTTACAACCATGGATCGGCCTCGAGTTTTGGCAATGGCGCGGGTGGCTATTCGGGTGCTGCCCCAAATGAGATGGGAGGAGGACCTCAGTCGGTGCATCCGCCCTTCCCTCACACTCAACTTCCTCCCGTGAGATATAAtccctcgtcgtccctcgtagccagccagccgacTGCAGGCCAGCCCGTCTTCAGTCCCGAAAGATCATTTGGACAGAACACAGCGTCCCGCAACGGTGCGTTCAACGCAGCTTCGCACTCTCTCAACGCATCTACGACACCCAACACCCAGGACGCTTCAGAACCCAGTGCTGAGCCTACCCGACCGGCCCAGTCCGCCACTCCAGAGTCCACAGGCACTCTGAGCCAggcgccgcctcccaacACCACCGGCAGCATCCAGTTCGGATctgctccgccgtcgtctgcaCCACAGCCCTACTCAACGTTCCCCCTTGCGCCTTATAGAATGCATCGCTCGGCTGCTTCAGGTGAGATGAATGCGTTTAtaggcggcagcggcggcagcctgtTGTTGTCGCATCACGCTTACGCTTTTACAGGTGGTCCCCCAACCACGAACCCAACCAGCAACTTTGTGCCGCCAAACTTGCGCCGAGCCCCAGGAAACCCCCGCCGCACCATGTCGCGAAGGCAGAGCCCACCCTCGGACGCTGACATGGATTCTGAAAGAGAGTTGAGGATGATGGAGCAGGTGATTCACGCGAACGGAAACGCAGGCCGCCTGCTGGATGGCGATCACCACATGGACCCTGTGCGCGCCGCCCAGTTCCTACGTGGTTCAGTCACAACAAAGTACGTGGCATCTCCATCGGCCATACTGTCGCTGCAGAGTGTGCCGATTTCGGACCTCCCCGAGAGCGAAAGAAGTAAGTTTGCAAGGTGTTTGGTGCGTGACAAAAGACTAACTTGCTTGGCCAGCTTGCGTCATCTGCTACAACGAATTCGGTGTAGAGACTCCAGAGGGCGTCAAGGAAGCGCCACTGCGGCTACCCAAGTGTAAACACGTCTTTGGCGACCATTGCATCAAGAAGTGGCTCGAGGAATCGGACAGCTGCCCTTACTGCAGGGACAAGGTGCCAAACGAGCCCAGGGTCACGTCGACAAACCCCAACGTCAACAGCATGCTTCGTAACCGTAGCCAAGTGACGCTAGGGGGCTACGCTGGGTTcatgagagagagggatgcCAACCTGGCATACGATGAGTCGAGCCGGATTTCGGTAGCCGGCTCCGGCCATGGCGAACGTCGCTCACCCCCGACTGACAGCGGCGAAGGCCGCCGTAGGATTCGGCCCCGGCATGGCAGCCTCCGCGGACCCGGgtctccgtcttccccggGCGGCTCACGGCCGGCATCCTTCggctcttcttcgtcttcaaccAACCACGAGAACAACCGAAGGTCgcatgccgccgtcgccgccgccgcaaacCGCGCGTACCTGTCGAACACGAACACGACCGCCCGACCGAGTCACGGCTCCGCTGCGCAGGTCACGTTGCCCAGAGGAAACACGTCTCAGTATCAAGTCCTCAGTCTCGGCCACGGCCCCATGGAGACGTTAACCTCggtgacgccgacgatgtcgacTTACATGCAGCAGGGAATGCACCAAGGTAACCCTCCCGGAGGAcaaggcggcggcttcgcgAATCCGACTAATCGAAGctccttgccggcgcctCTTCCCGGAGCCTGGGTTTCCGGGGCTCCTGCCTCGTCGGATGACTTGCATCGACGCATGATGCTTggcgacaacaacagcaacaacaaccacaacaacaaccacaataataataacaacaacaacaacaacaccaacgaCGATGCTCAGGCTCACACCGGTGCTCAATGGGGACAACAGTAGAAGCGGCCTCAGCAGCGTCGGATCACTCGGGGCTGGCGACATCCCTTCTTCAGAACCTACAACGGTCATATTCTATTCGAAAGATAATTCGACGACATTTTCCGAGTTATTTTGGGTTTGCAGCGGGTTTGGCTCAGGCATGCGGGGACTCACGGGTCAATCAACATGGTGTTTATGGGTGTTTACGGCGTTTCGGAGTAATCGGACAAcagagcagcagcatcgtCATAATATATGACGGCACAGTCTAGGATTTCCTTCTCTCGGGGAGATGACGGGAGTCCTGAGAGCGAGACGGTCTCCTTTTGTTTatttttttccccttctcgcctttctttctctctatcACAGACCGACAGACAACACAAGGAAGGGGCTTAAGTCGTCTACAGatcgccaccaccacacaTTTCCCATGGGAGGACCAGGAAGCAGCTAGCAGTGAGCGTCAGTCTCGGAGCCTCAAGTTGACGCAAGGAACTTGGCGTCGTGAACAAAACGGCGGGAACCGGCACTGTATGCTAAGTCCAGATGAGTCAGCGGATGAATACATGGAAATATCCCACTCGCTGTGTGTTGTGTGCGGTCTTGGAATGCCGGCATCTGTCATCAGGCCTCGATGAGCCTTTTAGAAGCCATTGAACGAGATATGTAGCCAAAGCAGTCCTTACGGTCGTACAGGTACACAGTGTGAAAGGGAACGAGACGAAGAACAGCAAGCCATTGGTATGATTGCCATGTCTAGCACTGGACACGATACAAGGGCTTCTGTAGAAACACTATATCATGGAGGATTCCAAGCTCATAATCATCCCATTCACCAACCTTGCGTCATTTTGTCATACTAGATAAATGCATCACGACAAAGAAGCAGCGACGTCGCACTAGTTGATAACTGGCCTATTGCGGCCACTTTGATAACCATGAGTGGGAAGCGGCAGATGGGTAGGGGGGGAGTGTGAGAGAGAACAGCGCTGATTGGCGGCTCACCGGGTCGGCCTTGGGGGTCGGTGTAGCTAGCTGTCGAGGTGTGAGACGTCCTTGTCAGGCATGTCTACCTATCTACCCACCCATGCCAAGGGAGATACGGCGACATGATATCATAATGTTAGCTGTACCCCgtttctccttctttctttctttcttttcttttttttcttctcgtcaTCTTCTAGTTC
The DNA window shown above is from Colletotrichum destructivum chromosome 2, complete sequence and carries:
- a CDS encoding Putative Zinc finger, RING-type; the protein is MEETMDYTYHHQEQAQGQAQLPFSQQRSRCPYYNRNEHHQQLPGIPQQHRSTMHYDPVHASAGHWHPQGQLPPYHWQHHMLGHRPQLVPQQQRSSNAVSDPHFYNHGSASSFGNGAGGYSGAAPNEMGGGPQSVHPPFPHTQLPPVRYNPSSSLVASQPTAGQPVFSPERSFGQNTASRNGAFNAASHSLNASTTPNTQDASEPSAEPTRPAQSATPESTGTLSQAPPPNTTGSIQFGSAPPSSAPQPYSTFPLAPYRMHRSAASGEMNAFIGGSGGSLLLSHHAYAFTGGPPTTNPTSNFVPPNLRRAPGNPRRTMSRRQSPPSDADMDSERELRMMEQVIHANGNAGRLLDGDHHMDPVRAAQFLRGSVTTKYVASPSAILSLQSVPISDLPESERTCVICYNEFGVETPEGVKEAPLRLPKCKHVFGDHCIKKWLEESDSCPYCRDKVPNEPRVTSTNPNVNSMLRNRSQVTLGGYAGFMRERDANLAYDESSRISVAGSGHGERRSPPTDSGEGRRRIRPRHGSLRGPGSPSSPGGSRPASFGSSSSSTNHENNRRSHAAVAAAANRAYLSNTNTTARPSHGSAAQVTLPRGNTSQYQVLSLGHGPMETLTSVTPTMSTYMQQGMHQGNPPGGQGGGFANPTNRSSLPAPLPGAWVSGAPASSDDLHRRMMLGDNNSNNNHNNNHNNNNNNNNNTNDDAQAHTGAQWGQQ